In Rhodopirellula sp. P2, the DNA window ACCGTTGATTCAAATAGTGCATCAACACCTTGGAATCTGACAGCAACGATCACACCTGGAAACACCTATTACTGGGTTGATTGGATCGACTGGAATCCAACTAACAAAACGGTAACCGGAACGATCTCGGTTGGTTCGGACGTGATCACGGTGACCTACCACAATCCCCAGGGAATATTCGGTGCTCAAACGAACGGCGGAACCAATTACTGGACAGGTTACAATGGCGCAGCATTCGCTGGAGCATCGCCGTATGTAAGTTCCAAGGTGGCCAATGGGCCAACAGGTTCAGACATCATTCAACTGGAGCACGCCGGGCAGCAGACGCTTTCGTTCAGCCAATCCGTCGAGAATCTTGCCTTTAGCATTGTCAGTATGAATGGCAACGGCTACGGCTTTGACCAGGATTTCACGATTGAATCCTACTCAGGTTTCAATGGAGCAGGACCGGGCTATTTCGGCTCGGGGGACCTTGTCAAAACAAACGTCGGCAACACGTTCCAATTGAATGATGGTGGCGCCAATGGTTCAAGTCAAAGCGGATATAGCGAGCCGCACGGAACCGTCCGCTTCGGCAATGCTTTTTCGACGCTCACCTGGAACAGCCTGAGTGACGAAACTTGGAACGCCTTCACCGTCGGTATTAGTGGAACGAGCAACACAGCCGGTAGCGTCCAATTCAATGGAGCAGTTGGAGCTGCGACAGGTTTGGGGGCAATCAATGTCAACGGTGCTTTGCAGACGACCGCCGCAATCGCCAACGCTGCTTCGCTGAACGTGACCGGCCTGGCAAATCTCGGCGAAGACATCACGACCTCGGGAAACCAGAGTTTCGGCAGTGCGATCACGATTGGTAGCGATCTCGCCTTGACGATCACCGACAACGGTAGCATTCAAGCTGGCAGCACGATCGACGGAAATCATCACTTGACAGTGGAAACCGACTCGGCGGGCAACGTCACGCTCAAGGGTGCCGTTGGTAGCAAGGATGCACTGTCTGAAATTGACATCACGACGAATGAACTGGCAGCAGGCGACTTGACTTTGGCTGCCAACGGTGCACTGGAGGTTGACGTCAGTGGAGATAGTACGATTGGTGGCACGATAGCAGGCTCCGACGTCACGTTGGCCAAAGCCGGATCAGGCACGCTGACACTGCCGGGAACGAACACTTACACGGGCGTGACGAAGATCAACGCTGGGACACTGAACTTCCTGAACGACGCGCCGATGACGACGTCGAGCGGCTTTCAGGGGCTGGGTTCTCTGACAATCCAATCGGTCGCTGATTCGTTTAGTTCCGCATTCAACACCTCCGACTTTGCTTCCTCGACTGGCACATCGCTGGGTGGCCTAACGATCGGCAAGTCAACCAACACGGCGGACGTCACAATCGGTAGTGCGTTAATCGTCGACGGTGATATCAACATCAATGGTGGCAACGTTGCGATCAATTCCGCATTGACGTCTCAAAACTCCAACACCGTCAGCATCCACGCCACCGGCACCGTTGTCGATGGGGCTTCGGGCTACCTCAGCACTGACAAACTGCTTGTCAAAGCAAGCGGTGCCACGACGCTCGATAGCACCGGCAACGCGATCGGAACATTTGCCTTTGACGGCACCTCGTTGAAATTGGTTGAGAGTAACGGGTTCACGATCGGCAGCGTGGGAAGCACCGACGGCGTGACAGCCACAGGGACGATTGACATCGCCACGCTGGCTGGTGATTTGACGATTCTCCAAAAAGTGGCCACGACCGATGCGACGGCGACCGCCATCGTGATCAATGCGGGCCAGACGGCGGCGGCGAAAACGGCAACCGGCGGCAATCTGATCGTCAGCGGTTCGCCGACGATCACGGTTGGCAGCGGCGGAATGGCGACGCTGATGACGGGCAGCGTCGCGGGCAGTACCGGTTTGACTGACCTGATCGGTTCGGGCTCGGACCGTTTCCGCTACGGCAGCGACGAAGCTGCCACAAACTTCGTGAAAGCACTCGTCGCGGGCGTCAATGCGATCTACCGCGAACAACCGACCATCGGTGGCTCGATTGGCGACAAGTCACAGACCTACGGCGACTCGCTGGCGACCTTGACGGGTTCGCTGACTGGCATTGTCAACGGCGACACGCTGGATCAGGTATTCGACGGGGGTGTCACTGTCACCGGCACGGAATCGACCAGTGGTCACCACGTGGTGGGGACGCATTCGATCAACGTCGGCGCCGAGCAACTGGGGTACTCTTCAGGCACGATCACGGGCGGCACGCTGACGGTGACTGCGAAAGCCATCACGACTCCGTTGGTGGTTGATAACAAAACCTATGACGGCACCACCGACGCCTCCTTTACCGCGTCGGCGAACGGCGTGGAGACGGGCGACCTGGTTTCCATCGGCGGAACTGCAACCTTCGCTGACAAAAATGTAGCCGTTGGGAAAACGGTGAGTGTTTCTGGCCTGAGTATTTCCGGCACCGATGCAGCCAACTACTCGCTGGGCAGCACCAGCGGCACCTCGACCGCCGATATCACCGCGAAATCGATCACCGTCAGCGGCATCGCTGGCGTCGAAAAGGTTTACGACGGCAGCACCGCAATCACGCTCGACGCCAGCGGCACAGTCTTCACCGGCATGGTTCATGGCGACAACTTGAACGTCACCTCCGCCACCGGCACCCTCGATGACAAGCACGCTGGTGCGGCCAAATCCGTCACCATCGCGACGACCAACTACGGCGGCTCCGACGTCGGCAACTACGCGATCACTGACCAAACCGCGACGACTGCCAACGTCACTGCCAAGTCGATCTCCGTCAGCGGCATCGCGGCAAACGACAAGACCTACGACGGCAACCGAGACGCCATCGTTGGCTTGAACGGCGTGACCTTCGACGGCATGATTTCCGGCGACGACCTCACCGCCGCGGGCACCATCGGCGCGTTCGCTGACAAGAACGCAGGCAGCAACAAGACCGTCAACCTGACCGGTACCACTTACGGCGGCAGCGATGCGGGCAACTACGTCATCACCGATCAAGCCACCGCCACAGCGTCCATCGCCCAGAAATCGCTGATTGTCAGCGGCATCACTGCCGCCGACAAAACCTACGACGCCACCACAACCGCAACCGTCAACGGCAACTCTGTGGACTTCGGTGGGCTCGTTTTCGGCGACACGCTGTCGATTGACACGCTGACCGGCACCTTCGCCGACAAGAACGCCGCGGCCGGCAAGACAGTCAACTTGGCCACGACCTACACCGGCGCCGACGTCGGCAACTACGCCATCACCAATCAAGCAACCACCACTGCTGCGATTACGCCGTCGTCCGTCTCTGTTTCCGGCCTGACCGCTAACAATAAGGTCTACGACGCCACGACAGCATCCACGCTCAGCGGAACGGCAACGGTCACTGCGATTGCTGCTGACGACTTGCAAGTCACCGGATCCGCGATCGCTAACTTTGACAACAAGAACGTGGGCACGTCCAAGGCGATCATCGTCAATGGGCTGACGCTTTCGGGTGACGATGCGAACAACTACAGCATCAACCAACCCGCTGGGCTGACCGCCGACATCACCCCTGCACCACTGACGGTCACGGCCAACAATGATGCCAAGTTCGTCACCAAGACGGACGCGGCCGGGTACGCTGGAGCCAGCTACAGCGGCTTTGTCGCGGGCGAAGGCACGTCCGACCTCACCGGTTCGCTGGCGATCACGCGAAGCGGAATGGGAGCCGACGAATCCGCCGACACCTACGCCAACGCGTTGGCCGCCGGTGGTTGGAGTTCGGACAACTACGACATCACGTTTGCCACCGGCGACTACACCATCGTTCCCGCCGATCATTTGCTGGTGCGATTCGACAACAGCACCTCCACGTACGGCCACCTGCTTGGGCTGCAACTTCTGTCAGCCAAATACATGGACTCAGGCAATACCGTTCACACACTCGCCGCCCCGTCTGTCGTCGACGGTCGCTATGTCTTTGATGACGGTTCCGGTGGTTCGGCAGCCTTCGATGTCGTACTGGATGGATCTTCACTCAGCACATCCAATCACACGAACGTCGGTGCGTTCTCGCTCGGTATGGAGAACGTCGACATCACCAGCGGCAACTTCTCAAACAGTGTTGAGATCGTCGGGAACCACGCCGTTACTCGAACCGCGATCGACGTCGGTGCCTCCGGCGTTAGCAAAACGTACGATGGCAACAAGTCGATGGTCAACCTCACCCTGGATCAAACCGGTGACATCACGGGCGACTCGTTCACCTTGAACGGCCAAGGCAGCTACGCCGATCGTCACGCCGGCACGAGCCTGAACTACACCGTCGGTAACCTCGAACTCACTGGCACCGACGCCGACAATTACTACCTGTCCGGCGGCAGCACCTTCACAGCCAACGACGGCGTGATCACGCCCAAGAACGTGACCATCACCGCGCCAACGGTCGCCAAGGTTTACGACGGCAACACCAATATCGTTGCCACAGCGCCTCAATTGCAGGCGATCACCGACGCTCTCGGCATTGCTGGCGACAGCGTGGCCTCGATCACCCTGACGTACGACGACAAGAATGTCGGCACCGACAAAACGCTTGCTGCATCGAACATTTCGATCAACGATGGCAACGGCGGCGGCAACTACAACATCACCTTCGCGGACGATACTAGCAGCAGTATCACGCGTCTGGGCACCGTCACCTGGATCGGTGGCACGACTGGCAACTGGAACGATCCCGCCAACTGGGCCGGCGGTGCGGTTCCGGATCTTGCCAACGTGGCCAATGTCGTCATCCCACAAGGAGTCACACCGACGTTCGACAACACCGTCAACGGCCCCGTGGAAATCGACTCACTGCTGGGCGGTAGCCTGCAAGTCGACAGCGGCACGCTGAACGTCGACGGCAGCTTGGATGTGGACACCTTCACGCAAGACGGCGGCACCGTGACCGCTGGCACATTCAACGCCGACGACTTTGCCCAGAACGACGGCACGCTCGAAGTGGATGACACGTTCACCGTCAACAACAACTTCGCGCAGAGCACCACTGGAACGATCCACGTCAACGGCGACGTCGACATCACCCAAACCACCGGCGACTTGACGGTCAACCAACTCTCCGGCGACAACGTCAAACTGGACAGCAAAACCGGCGATGTCAATCTGGAAGACCTTGCCACCCACGGTAACCTCGACATCGATGCCGCAGGAGACGTCACACAGATTTCCACCGGGACCATCCTCGTTGGCGAAACGACCACCATCAACGCCGGTGACAACATCGAATTGGGGGGATTCAACAACAACTTCGTCGGCCCCGTCAACGCGACGGGTCACA includes these proteins:
- a CDS encoding beta strand repeat-containing protein, whose translation is MTVIHRALLNGGVVNSLGSQLYNSPVLLGADTHVSTIQSNIIFGSTVDSNSASTPWNLTATITPGNTYYWVDWIDWNPTNKTVTGTISVGSDVITVTYHNPQGIFGAQTNGGTNYWTGYNGAAFAGASPYVSSKVANGPTGSDIIQLEHAGQQTLSFSQSVENLAFSIVSMNGNGYGFDQDFTIESYSGFNGAGPGYFGSGDLVKTNVGNTFQLNDGGANGSSQSGYSEPHGTVRFGNAFSTLTWNSLSDETWNAFTVGISGTSNTAGSVQFNGAVGAATGLGAINVNGALQTTAAIANAASLNVTGLANLGEDITTSGNQSFGSAITIGSDLALTITDNGSIQAGSTIDGNHHLTVETDSAGNVTLKGAVGSKDALSEIDITTNELAAGDLTLAANGALEVDVSGDSTIGGTIAGSDVTLAKAGSGTLTLPGTNTYTGVTKINAGTLNFLNDAPMTTSSGFQGLGSLTIQSVADSFSSAFNTSDFASSTGTSLGGLTIGKSTNTADVTIGSALIVDGDININGGNVAINSALTSQNSNTVSIHATGTVVDGASGYLSTDKLLVKASGATTLDSTGNAIGTFAFDGTSLKLVESNGFTIGSVGSTDGVTATGTIDIATLAGDLTILQKVATTDATATAIVINAGQTAAAKTATGGNLIVSGSPTITVGSGGMATLMTGSVAGSTGLTDLIGSGSDRFRYGSDEAATNFVKALVAGVNAIYREQPTIGGSIGDKSQTYGDSLATLTGSLTGIVNGDTLDQVFDGGVTVTGTESTSGHHVVGTHSINVGAEQLGYSSGTITGGTLTVTAKAITTPLVVDNKTYDGTTDASFTASANGVETGDLVSIGGTATFADKNVAVGKTVSVSGLSISGTDAANYSLGSTSGTSTADITAKSITVSGIAGVEKVYDGSTAITLDASGTVFTGMVHGDNLNVTSATGTLDDKHAGAAKSVTIATTNYGGSDVGNYAITDQTATTANVTAKSISVSGIAANDKTYDGNRDAIVGLNGVTFDGMISGDDLTAAGTIGAFADKNAGSNKTVNLTGTTYGGSDAGNYVITDQATATASIAQKSLIVSGITAADKTYDATTTATVNGNSVDFGGLVFGDTLSIDTLTGTFADKNAAAGKTVNLATTYTGADVGNYAITNQATTTAAITPSSVSVSGLTANNKVYDATTASTLSGTATVTAIAADDLQVTGSAIANFDNKNVGTSKAIIVNGLTLSGDDANNYSINQPAGLTADITPAPLTVTANNDAKFVTKTDAAGYAGASYSGFVAGEGTSDLTGSLAITRSGMGADESADTYANALAAGGWSSDNYDITFATGDYTIVPADHLLVRFDNSTSTYGHLLGLQLLSAKYMDSGNTVHTLAAPSVVDGRYVFDDGSGGSAAFDVVLDGSSLSTSNHTNVGAFSLGMENVDITSGNFSNSVEIVGNHAVTRTAIDVGASGVSKTYDGNKSMVNLTLDQTGDITGDSFTLNGQGSYADRHAGTSLNYTVGNLELTGTDADNYYLSGGSTFTANDGVITPKNVTITAPTVAKVYDGNTNIVATAPQLQAITDALGIAGDSVASITLTYDDKNVGTDKTLAASNISINDGNGGGNYNITFADDTSSSITRLGTVTWIGGTTGNWNDPANWAGGAVPDLANVANVVIPQGVTPTFDNTVNGPVEIDSLLGGSLQVDSGTLNVDGSLDVDTFTQDGGTVTAGTFNADDFAQNDGTLEVDDTFTVNNNFAQSTTGTIHVNGDVDITQTTGDLTVNQLSGDNVKLDSKTGDVNLEDLATHGNLDIDAAGDVTQISTGTILVGETTTINAGDNIELGGFNNNFVGPVNATGHNIRLFDAHDGLTLGNIDASGNLNTASAGGDLTQSEGTTIQVDGDTTVAAIGDVILDNPGNVFTGIVYMLADNGTIRQSVGDLLLGHAETIGDLTVTVENGSLGQTPTSTIEVGGNSSFTARTEIDLTNSGNKLGEQTTVDAPLFELNSLDPLNIVRTGAALADSALSESISQTTNDTFTRPASATETDSQSQANAGQSPNGWFERFKSFITSLTARGSANPMFSEPAPLNAEQTGDETYLRPQGPS